The following are encoded in a window of Pseudomonas sp. St316 genomic DNA:
- a CDS encoding transposase, whose product MAMPVSVTKPIVGVDVAKDELVIYHAESDRLETILNTKAAIKKWLKALPAPVSVAIEATNIYHQEFADLAYAQGCVIYMIGGYELSHYRKGVKVRAKTDALDARLLARYLNNEGHQLHPWTPPSPLYCRLISLFRRRAALVQARVSLKQSWANEPLLKTAFENQISAMQRLEVLLEKTIQTQLQDAGLGDQLKRCMKVEGIGLLSGARLLTALQRGDFRNANAFIAFLGLDLRIADSGKKKGRRCLSKRGDPEARRLMHNAAMSARRTAAWKGFYEALRARGLSTTEALVALARKLARVVFALLKNQSEYLPKGI is encoded by the coding sequence ATGGCAATGCCGGTTTCTGTCACTAAGCCGATCGTGGGCGTGGACGTCGCCAAAGACGAGTTGGTGATTTATCACGCTGAATCCGATCGACTCGAAACGATCCTAAACACCAAAGCTGCGATCAAGAAGTGGCTCAAGGCACTGCCCGCACCGGTGAGTGTCGCCATTGAAGCCACCAATATCTATCACCAGGAATTCGCCGATCTGGCTTATGCGCAAGGCTGTGTGATCTACATGATCGGCGGCTACGAACTCAGCCATTACCGAAAAGGTGTGAAAGTTCGCGCTAAAACCGATGCGCTAGATGCTCGGTTGCTGGCTCGCTATTTGAACAATGAAGGCCACCAGTTGCACCCCTGGACTCCGCCATCGCCCCTGTATTGCCGGCTTATAAGCCTTTTCCGGCGCCGAGCAGCCTTGGTGCAGGCGCGTGTCAGCCTCAAGCAAAGCTGGGCGAACGAGCCGTTGCTAAAAACAGCCTTCGAGAACCAAATAAGTGCCATGCAAAGGCTGGAAGTCTTGCTTGAGAAAACAATCCAGACGCAGTTGCAAGATGCCGGTTTGGGCGATCAGCTCAAGCGTTGCATGAAAGTCGAAGGAATCGGCTTGTTGAGTGGCGCTCGTTTACTTACGGCATTGCAGCGGGGGGACTTCAGAAATGCCAATGCCTTCATCGCTTTTCTGGGTTTGGACCTGCGCATAGCAGACTCGGGAAAAAAGAAGGGGCGCCGCTGCCTGTCTAAGCGAGGCGACCCGGAAGCGCGTCGACTGATGCACAACGCCGCGATGTCGGCGAGGCGCACAGCGGCATGGAAGGGTTTTTATGAGGCACTGAGGGCCCGGGGACTCAGCACAACCGAAGCATTAGTGGCACTGGCCCGCAAGCTTGCCCGAGTGGTATTCGCCCTGCTGAAAAACCAGAGCGAATATTTGCCAAAAGGCATTTAA